In Quercus robur chromosome 10, dhQueRobu3.1, whole genome shotgun sequence, a genomic segment contains:
- the LOC126703132 gene encoding enolase-like isoform X2, with translation MAITIQARPSRHARSSTVVVVVTTSDGTFYRAAIPSGASTGIYEALELRDGGSDYLGKGVSKGEWEKELPLLGFLVQ, from the exons ATGGCTATCACAATCCAGGCCAGGCCATCAAGGCACGCCAGATCTTCAACAGTCGTG GTCGTTGTGACAACCTCAGATGGCACTTTTTATAGAGCCGCTATTCCAAGTGGTGCATCCACTG gAATTTATGAGGCACTTGAACTAAGGGATGGAGGTTCAGACTACCTTGGAAAAGGTGTATCAAAG GGTGAATGGGAAAAGGAGTTGCCTTTGCTGGGTTTTTTGGTTcaataa
- the LOC126703132 gene encoding enolase-like isoform X1, with the protein MAITIQARPSRHARSSTVVVVVTTSDGTFYRAAIPSGASTGIYEALELRDGGSDYLGKGVSKFYRLYSVLLVEAIGLAW; encoded by the exons ATGGCTATCACAATCCAGGCCAGGCCATCAAGGCACGCCAGATCTTCAACAGTCGTG GTCGTTGTGACAACCTCAGATGGCACTTTTTATAGAGCCGCTATTCCAAGTGGTGCATCCACTG gAATTTATGAGGCACTTGAACTAAGGGATGGAGGTTCAGACTACCTTGGAAAAGGTGTATCAAAG TTTTATAGGCTCTATTCAGTATTGTTAGTGGAAGCAATTGGACTTGCTTGGTGA